Proteins found in one Strix aluco isolate bStrAlu1 chromosome 29, bStrAlu1.hap1, whole genome shotgun sequence genomic segment:
- the TM6SF2 gene encoding transmembrane 6 superfamily member 2 isoform X4: MQLPAVPGVLAPSLLAIPVAFGINSATALADPDLRDPSLGNPQPFCAMRHRVKTICSCGEHRPLQPSPKLKPQPAGADADGGAGARRPLLHHLLRKRSEPLPGPPFLRVCGVLLHLRRRLDHLAGGGWLHLWLRGGLHQRGRAPPAHGPRHPDLLLGRRHPLRALPRHDRGHRAEKELQEPGSLLAGLSDDEHRRLPAWEPDREIQLRPQPCLSAQPALRPHPNLGWAEALPAAQGPAMPQPREGHGGAKQIPVPAAPGRGAGPAPAPHRCVHLLQGDGGFGLSRRFVLRVHLPARAVPARPRRLPQSADADLHVLRPPLPLPLHLRAGAARLLLAA, from the exons ATGCAGCTCCCCGCCGTGCCGGGGGTGCTCGCCCCGTCCCTGCTCGCCATCCCCGTGGCCTTTGGCATCAACAGTGCGACCGCCTTGGCAGA CCCAGATCTCCGGGATCCATCTCTAGGAAATCCACAGCCCTTCTGCGCGATGCGGCACCGGGTGAAAACCATCTGTAGCTGTGGGGAGCACCGACCCCTCCAGCCTTCCCCCAAACTGAAGCCC CAGCCCGCTGGTGCTGATGCTGACGGGGGTGCTGGTGCTCGCCGGcctcttctccatcatcttcttCGTAAGCGGAGTGAGCCACTTCCAGGACCCCCTTTTCTGCG TGTTTGTGGCGTTCTCCTTCACCTCCGTCGTCGACTTGATCATCTCGCTGGAGGAGGATGGCTACATCTCTGGCTTCGTGGAGGTCTACATCAGAGAG GGCGAGCCCCACCTGCGCACGGCCCACGGCATCCTGATCTGTTACTGGGACGGCGTCATCCACTACGGGCTCTACCTCGCCATGATCGCGGCCATCGGGcggag AAAGAGCTACAGGAACCTGGGTCTCTTCTGGCTGGGCTCTCTGATGATGAGCATCGTCGTCTTCCTGCTTGGGAACCTGATAG GGAAATACAGCTCCGACCTCAGCCCTGCCTTTCTGCTCAACCTGCCCTACGTCCTCATCCCAATCTGGGCTGGGCTGAGGCTCTTCCAGCAGCCCAAGGCCCTGCCATGCCTCAGCCCCGAGAAG GTCACGGAGGAGCAAAGCAAATACCTGTACCAGCGGCCCCAGGACGCGGGGCtggtcctgctcctgctcctcaccGCTGCGTTCACCTTCTTCAGGGGGATG GTGGTTTTGGACTGTCCCGCCGATTCGTGCTTCGAGTACATCTACCAGCACGAGCCGTACCTGCGCGACCCCGTCGCCTACCCCAAAGTGCAG aTGCTGATCTACATGTTTTACgtcctccccttcctctgcctctgcaTCTACGGGCTGGTGCTGCCCGGCTGCTCCTGGCTGCCTGA
- the TM6SF2 gene encoding transmembrane 6 superfamily member 2 isoform X2, whose translation MQLPAVPGVLAPSLLAIPVAFGINSATALADPLVLMLTGVLVLAGLFSIIFFVSGVSHFQDPLFCVFVAFSFTSVVDLIISLEEDGYISGFVEVYIREGEPHLRTAHGILICYWDGVIHYGLYLAMIAAIGRRKSYRNLGLFWLGSLMMSIVVFLLGNLIGKYSSDLSPAFLLNLPYVLIPIWAGLRLFQQPKALPCLSPEKVTEEQSKYLYQRPQDAGLVLLLLLTAAFTFFRGMVVLDCPADSCFEYIYQHEPYLRDPVAYPKVQMLIYMFYVLPFLCLCIYGLVLPGCSWLPDWSLVFAGAIAQAQFAHLGSSLHPRTPFPYQTPEDVWWSFLLTNVLYALGPQLLAYRCLRCPAFFLPATPASLHGGKKHQ comes from the exons ATGCAGCTCCCCGCCGTGCCGGGGGTGCTCGCCCCGTCCCTGCTCGCCATCCCCGTGGCCTTTGGCATCAACAGTGCGACCGCCTTGGCAGA CCCGCTGGTGCTGATGCTGACGGGGGTGCTGGTGCTCGCCGGcctcttctccatcatcttcttCGTAAGCGGAGTGAGCCACTTCCAGGACCCCCTTTTCTGCG TGTTTGTGGCGTTCTCCTTCACCTCCGTCGTCGACTTGATCATCTCGCTGGAGGAGGATGGCTACATCTCTGGCTTCGTGGAGGTCTACATCAGAGAG GGCGAGCCCCACCTGCGCACGGCCCACGGCATCCTGATCTGTTACTGGGACGGCGTCATCCACTACGGGCTCTACCTCGCCATGATCGCGGCCATCGGGcggag AAAGAGCTACAGGAACCTGGGTCTCTTCTGGCTGGGCTCTCTGATGATGAGCATCGTCGTCTTCCTGCTTGGGAACCTGATAG GGAAATACAGCTCCGACCTCAGCCCTGCCTTTCTGCTCAACCTGCCCTACGTCCTCATCCCAATCTGGGCTGGGCTGAGGCTCTTCCAGCAGCCCAAGGCCCTGCCATGCCTCAGCCCCGAGAAG GTCACGGAGGAGCAAAGCAAATACCTGTACCAGCGGCCCCAGGACGCGGGGCtggtcctgctcctgctcctcaccGCTGCGTTCACCTTCTTCAGGGGGATG GTGGTTTTGGACTGTCCCGCCGATTCGTGCTTCGAGTACATCTACCAGCACGAGCCGTACCTGCGCGACCCCGTCGCCTACCCCAAAGTGCAG aTGCTGATCTACATGTTTTACgtcctccccttcctctgcctctgcaTCTACGGGCTGGTGCTGCCCGGCTGCTCCTGGCTGCCTGACTGGAGCTTGGTTTTTGCCGGTGCCATCGCGCAG GCTCAGTTCGCCCACCTGGGCTCCTCGCTGCACCCCCGCACGCCCTTCCCCTACCAGACCCCTGAAGATGTCTGGTGGAGCTTCCTCCTCACCAATGTCCTCTACGCGCTGGGCCCCCAGCTCCTGGCCTaccgctgcctgcgctgccctgcCTTCTTCCTGCCCGCCACTCCTGCCAGCCTGCACGGGGGCAAGAAGCACCAGTGA
- the TM6SF2 gene encoding transmembrane 6 superfamily member 2 isoform X1, translated as MQLPAVPGVLAPSLLAIPVAFGINSATALADSPLVLMLTGVLVLAGLFSIIFFVSGVSHFQDPLFCVFVAFSFTSVVDLIISLEEDGYISGFVEVYIREGEPHLRTAHGILICYWDGVIHYGLYLAMIAAIGRRKSYRNLGLFWLGSLMMSIVVFLLGNLIGKYSSDLSPAFLLNLPYVLIPIWAGLRLFQQPKALPCLSPEKVTEEQSKYLYQRPQDAGLVLLLLLTAAFTFFRGMVVLDCPADSCFEYIYQHEPYLRDPVAYPKVQMLIYMFYVLPFLCLCIYGLVLPGCSWLPDWSLVFAGAIAQAQFAHLGSSLHPRTPFPYQTPEDVWWSFLLTNVLYALGPQLLAYRCLRCPAFFLPATPASLHGGKKHQ; from the exons ATGCAGCTCCCCGCCGTGCCGGGGGTGCTCGCCCCGTCCCTGCTCGCCATCCCCGTGGCCTTTGGCATCAACAGTGCGACCGCCTTGGCAGA CAGCCCGCTGGTGCTGATGCTGACGGGGGTGCTGGTGCTCGCCGGcctcttctccatcatcttcttCGTAAGCGGAGTGAGCCACTTCCAGGACCCCCTTTTCTGCG TGTTTGTGGCGTTCTCCTTCACCTCCGTCGTCGACTTGATCATCTCGCTGGAGGAGGATGGCTACATCTCTGGCTTCGTGGAGGTCTACATCAGAGAG GGCGAGCCCCACCTGCGCACGGCCCACGGCATCCTGATCTGTTACTGGGACGGCGTCATCCACTACGGGCTCTACCTCGCCATGATCGCGGCCATCGGGcggag AAAGAGCTACAGGAACCTGGGTCTCTTCTGGCTGGGCTCTCTGATGATGAGCATCGTCGTCTTCCTGCTTGGGAACCTGATAG GGAAATACAGCTCCGACCTCAGCCCTGCCTTTCTGCTCAACCTGCCCTACGTCCTCATCCCAATCTGGGCTGGGCTGAGGCTCTTCCAGCAGCCCAAGGCCCTGCCATGCCTCAGCCCCGAGAAG GTCACGGAGGAGCAAAGCAAATACCTGTACCAGCGGCCCCAGGACGCGGGGCtggtcctgctcctgctcctcaccGCTGCGTTCACCTTCTTCAGGGGGATG GTGGTTTTGGACTGTCCCGCCGATTCGTGCTTCGAGTACATCTACCAGCACGAGCCGTACCTGCGCGACCCCGTCGCCTACCCCAAAGTGCAG aTGCTGATCTACATGTTTTACgtcctccccttcctctgcctctgcaTCTACGGGCTGGTGCTGCCCGGCTGCTCCTGGCTGCCTGACTGGAGCTTGGTTTTTGCCGGTGCCATCGCGCAG GCTCAGTTCGCCCACCTGGGCTCCTCGCTGCACCCCCGCACGCCCTTCCCCTACCAGACCCCTGAAGATGTCTGGTGGAGCTTCCTCCTCACCAATGTCCTCTACGCGCTGGGCCCCCAGCTCCTGGCCTaccgctgcctgcgctgccctgcCTTCTTCCTGCCCGCCACTCCTGCCAGCCTGCACGGGGGCAAGAAGCACCAGTGA
- the TM6SF2 gene encoding transmembrane 6 superfamily member 2 isoform X3 produces the protein MLTGVLVLAGLFSIIFFVSGVSHFQDPLFCVFVAFSFTSVVDLIISLEEDGYISGFVEVYIREGEPHLRTAHGILICYWDGVIHYGLYLAMIAAIGRRKSYRNLGLFWLGSLMMSIVVFLLGNLIGKYSSDLSPAFLLNLPYVLIPIWAGLRLFQQPKALPCLSPEKVTEEQSKYLYQRPQDAGLVLLLLLTAAFTFFRGMVVLDCPADSCFEYIYQHEPYLRDPVAYPKVQMLIYMFYVLPFLCLCIYGLVLPGCSWLPDWSLVFAGAIAQAQFAHLGSSLHPRTPFPYQTPEDVWWSFLLTNVLYALGPQLLAYRCLRCPAFFLPATPASLHGGKKHQ, from the exons ATGCTGACGGGGGTGCTGGTGCTCGCCGGcctcttctccatcatcttcttCGTAAGCGGAGTGAGCCACTTCCAGGACCCCCTTTTCTGCG TGTTTGTGGCGTTCTCCTTCACCTCCGTCGTCGACTTGATCATCTCGCTGGAGGAGGATGGCTACATCTCTGGCTTCGTGGAGGTCTACATCAGAGAG GGCGAGCCCCACCTGCGCACGGCCCACGGCATCCTGATCTGTTACTGGGACGGCGTCATCCACTACGGGCTCTACCTCGCCATGATCGCGGCCATCGGGcggag AAAGAGCTACAGGAACCTGGGTCTCTTCTGGCTGGGCTCTCTGATGATGAGCATCGTCGTCTTCCTGCTTGGGAACCTGATAG GGAAATACAGCTCCGACCTCAGCCCTGCCTTTCTGCTCAACCTGCCCTACGTCCTCATCCCAATCTGGGCTGGGCTGAGGCTCTTCCAGCAGCCCAAGGCCCTGCCATGCCTCAGCCCCGAGAAG GTCACGGAGGAGCAAAGCAAATACCTGTACCAGCGGCCCCAGGACGCGGGGCtggtcctgctcctgctcctcaccGCTGCGTTCACCTTCTTCAGGGGGATG GTGGTTTTGGACTGTCCCGCCGATTCGTGCTTCGAGTACATCTACCAGCACGAGCCGTACCTGCGCGACCCCGTCGCCTACCCCAAAGTGCAG aTGCTGATCTACATGTTTTACgtcctccccttcctctgcctctgcaTCTACGGGCTGGTGCTGCCCGGCTGCTCCTGGCTGCCTGACTGGAGCTTGGTTTTTGCCGGTGCCATCGCGCAG GCTCAGTTCGCCCACCTGGGCTCCTCGCTGCACCCCCGCACGCCCTTCCCCTACCAGACCCCTGAAGATGTCTGGTGGAGCTTCCTCCTCACCAATGTCCTCTACGCGCTGGGCCCCCAGCTCCTGGCCTaccgctgcctgcgctgccctgcCTTCTTCCTGCCCGCCACTCCTGCCAGCCTGCACGGGGGCAAGAAGCACCAGTGA
- the HAPLN4 gene encoding hyaluronan and proteoglycan link protein 4 — protein MRPRGPWAAGPAALLLLAGVLASDALLSARGRKKVVHVMEGDSGAVVVQTAPGKVVTHRGGTIILPCRYHYDVSAHDPAEIRLKWTKVTEPMAFVDVFVALGKARRAFGSYRGRTALQEDGFGDASLIIRNVTLQDYGHYECEVTNELEDDTGMVKLDLEGVIFPYHPRLGRYTLNFHEAQQACLEQDGILASHDQLHQAWLEGMDWCNAGWLEDGSVQYPISRPREECGRKDTPVGVRNYGYRHKESEHYDAFCFTSNLNGKVYFLKTYRKLSYAEAVQACKNNGAAVAKVGQLYAAWKIQLLDRCEAGWLEDGSIRYPIVNPRARCGGREPGVRNLGFPDKKYKLFGVYCFKKAGEAAPEKALGGGHPNRV, from the exons ATGCGTCCCCGAGGCCCCTGGGCCGCCGGCCCCGCAGCTCTGCTGCTCCTCGCCGGCGTCCTCGCCTCCGACGCGCTGCTCAGCGCCCGGGGACGGAAGAAGGTGGTTCACGTCATGG AGGGTGACAGCGGGGCTGTGGTCGTGCAAACGGCCCCGGGGAAGGTGGTGACCCACCGGGGTGGCACCATCATCCTGCCCTGCCGATACCACTACGACGTGTCCGCCCACGACCCGGCCGAGATCCGCCTCAAGTGGACCAAGGTGACGGAGCCGATGGCCTTCGTGGACGTCTTCGTGGCGCTGGGGAAGGCGCGGCGGGCGTTCGGCAGCTACCGCGGCCGCACGGCGCTGCAGGAGGACGGTTTCGGCGACGCCTCACTCATCATCCGCAACGTCACCCTGCAAGACTACGGCCACTACGAGTGCGAGGTCACCAACGAGCTCGAGGATGACACCGGCATGGTCAAGCTGGACCTCGAAG gtgtgatCTTCCCCTACCACCCCCGCTTGGGCCGCTACACCCTGAACTTCCACGAGGCGCAGCAGGCGTGCCTGGAGCAGGACGGGATCCTGGCCTCGCACGACCAGTTGCACCAGGCCTGGCTGGAGGGCATGGACTGGTGCAACGCCGGCTGGCTGGAGGACGGCTCGGTGCAGTACCCCATCTCCCGGCCGCGGGAGGAGTGCGGCCGCAAGGACACACCGGTGGGGGTACGCAACTACGGCTACCGGCACAAGGAGAGTGAGCACTACGACGCCTTCTGCTTCACCTCCAACCTCAACG GCAAAGTCTACTTCTTGAAGACGTACCGCAAGCTGAGCTACGCCGAGGCGGTGCAGGCCTGCAAGAACAACGGGGCGGCCGTGGCCAAGGTGGGGCAGCTCTATGCTGCCTGGAAGATCCAGCTGCTGGACCGCTGCGAGGCCGGTTGGCTGGAGGACGGCAGCATCCGCTACCCCATCGTCAACCCCCGGGCACGCTGCGGAGGCCGGGAGCCCGGCGTGCGCAACCTGGGCTTCCCAGACAAAAAGTACAAGCTTTTTGGGGTTTATTGCTTCAAAAAAGCTGGTGAGGCTGCCCCAGAGAAGGCGCTGGGTGGGGGGCATCCCAATCGTGTGTGA